Proteins encoded by one window of Streptomyces uncialis:
- the serA gene encoding phosphoglycerate dehydrogenase, whose translation MSTAANGKPVVLIAEELSPATVDALGPDFEIRHCNGADRAELLPAIADVDAILIRSATKVDAEAIAAARKLRVVARAGVGLDNVDVSSATKAGVMVVNAPTSNIVTAAELACGLLVATARNIPQANAALKNGEWKRSKYTGVELAEKTLGVVGLGRIGALVAQRMSAFGMKVVAYDPYVQPARAAQMGVKVLSLDELLAVSDFITVHLPKTPETLGLIGDDALHKVKPSVRIVNAARGGIVDEEALYSALKEGRVAGAGLDVYAKEPCTDSPLFQFDQVVCTPHLGASTDEAQEKAGIAVARSVRLALAGELVPDAVNVQGGVIAQDVKPGLPLAERLGRIFTALAGEVAVRLDVEVYGEITQHDVKVLELSALKGVFEDVVDETVSYVNAPLFAQERGVEVRLTTSSESPDHRNVVTVRGTLGDGQEISVSGTLAGPKHHQKIVAIGEHDIDLALTDHMVVLKYADRPGVVGAVGRVLGEAGINIAGMQVSRAAVGGEALAVLTVDDTVSPTVLAELGEEIGAVSARSVNLTG comes from the coding sequence GTGAGCACTGCTGCCAACGGCAAACCGGTCGTACTCATCGCTGAAGAGCTGTCGCCCGCGACTGTCGACGCGCTGGGGCCCGACTTCGAGATCCGGCACTGCAACGGCGCCGACCGCGCCGAACTGCTGCCCGCCATCGCCGATGTCGACGCCATCCTGATCCGCTCGGCCACCAAGGTCGACGCCGAGGCCATCGCCGCGGCCCGCAAGCTGCGGGTCGTCGCCCGCGCGGGCGTCGGTCTCGACAACGTCGACGTGTCCTCGGCCACCAAGGCCGGCGTGATGGTCGTCAACGCGCCCACCTCCAACATCGTCACGGCCGCCGAGCTGGCCTGTGGTCTGCTGGTGGCCACCGCGCGCAACATCCCGCAGGCCAACGCCGCCCTCAAGAACGGCGAGTGGAAGCGCTCCAAGTACACCGGCGTCGAGCTGGCGGAGAAGACCCTCGGGGTCGTGGGCCTCGGTCGCATCGGGGCGCTCGTCGCGCAGCGGATGTCCGCGTTCGGCATGAAGGTCGTCGCGTACGACCCGTATGTGCAGCCCGCGCGTGCCGCGCAGATGGGCGTGAAGGTCCTCTCGCTGGACGAGCTGCTGGCGGTCTCGGACTTCATCACCGTGCACCTCCCGAAGACGCCCGAGACGCTGGGCCTCATCGGTGACGACGCGCTGCACAAGGTGAAGCCGTCGGTCCGGATCGTGAACGCCGCGCGCGGTGGCATCGTCGACGAGGAGGCGCTGTACTCGGCGCTGAAGGAGGGCCGGGTCGCGGGCGCCGGTCTGGACGTCTACGCCAAGGAGCCCTGCACGGACTCCCCGCTGTTCCAGTTCGACCAGGTCGTCTGCACCCCGCACCTCGGGGCCTCCACCGACGAGGCGCAGGAGAAGGCGGGTATCGCCGTCGCGCGTTCCGTGCGTCTCGCGCTCGCCGGTGAGCTGGTGCCCGACGCGGTGAACGTCCAGGGCGGGGTCATCGCGCAGGACGTCAAGCCGGGTCTGCCGCTGGCCGAGCGGCTGGGCCGGATCTTCACCGCGCTGGCGGGCGAGGTCGCCGTCCGGCTCGATGTCGAGGTCTACGGCGAGATCACCCAGCACGATGTGAAGGTTCTCGAACTGAGCGCCCTGAAGGGGGTGTTCGAGGACGTCGTGGACGAGACGGTGTCCTATGTGAACGCCCCGCTGTTCGCGCAGGAGCGCGGGGTGGAGGTCCGGCTGACGACCTCCAGCGAGTCGCCCGACCACCGCAATGTGGTGACCGTGCGCGGCACCCTCGGGGACGGTCAGGAGATCTCGGTCTCCGGCACCCTGGCCGGGCCCAAGCACCACCAGAAGATCGTCGCGATCGGTGAGCACGACATCGATCTGGCGCTCACCGACCACATGGTCGTCCTGAAGTACGCGGACCGTCCGGGTGTCGTCGGCGCGGTCGGCCGTGTCCTCGGTGAGGCGGGTATCAACATCGCCGGTATGCAGGTCTCGCGTGCGGCGGTCGGGGGCGAGGCCCTCGCGGTCCTCACCGTCGACGACACGGTGTCGCCCACCGTCCTCGCGGAGCTGGGCGAGGAGATCGGCGCGGTGTCCGCCCGCTCGGTGAACCTCACCGGCTGA
- the ilvC gene encoding ketol-acid reductoisomerase gives MAELFYDADADLSIIQGRKVAVIGYGSQGHAHALSLRDSGVDVRVGLHEGSKSKAKAEEQGLRVVTPAEAAAEADVIMILVPDPIQGKVYEESIKDNLKDGDALFFGHGFNIRFGFIKPPAGVDVCMVAPKGPGHLVRRQYEEGRGVPCIVAVEQDATDKAFALALSYAKGIGGTRAGVIKTTFTEETETDLFGEQAVLCGGASALVKAGFETLVEAGYQPEIAYFECLHELKLIVDLMYEGGLEKMRWSISETAEWGDYVTGPRIITDNTKAEMKKVLGEIQDGTFANNWMKEYEAGLPEYNKYKKADEDHLLETTGKELRKLMSWVDEEA, from the coding sequence GTGGCCGAGCTGTTCTACGACGCCGACGCCGACCTGTCCATCATCCAGGGGCGCAAGGTCGCCGTCATCGGATACGGCAGCCAGGGCCACGCCCACGCGCTGTCGCTGCGCGACTCCGGTGTCGACGTCCGCGTCGGGCTGCACGAGGGCTCCAAGTCCAAGGCCAAGGCCGAGGAGCAGGGCCTGCGCGTGGTGACGCCCGCCGAGGCGGCCGCCGAGGCCGACGTGATCATGATCCTCGTGCCGGACCCGATCCAGGGCAAGGTCTACGAGGAGTCCATCAAGGACAACCTGAAGGACGGCGACGCGCTGTTCTTCGGCCATGGCTTCAACATCCGCTTCGGCTTCATCAAGCCCCCGGCCGGCGTCGACGTGTGCATGGTCGCCCCCAAGGGCCCGGGCCACCTCGTGCGCCGCCAGTACGAGGAGGGCCGCGGCGTTCCTTGTATCGTCGCCGTCGAGCAGGACGCCACGGACAAGGCCTTCGCGCTCGCCCTCTCGTACGCCAAGGGCATCGGCGGCACCCGCGCGGGCGTCATCAAGACGACCTTCACCGAGGAGACCGAGACCGACCTGTTCGGTGAGCAGGCCGTTCTCTGCGGTGGCGCGTCCGCGCTGGTCAAGGCCGGATTCGAGACCCTGGTCGAGGCCGGTTACCAGCCCGAGATCGCGTACTTCGAGTGCCTGCACGAGCTGAAGCTCATCGTGGACCTCATGTACGAGGGCGGCCTGGAGAAGATGCGCTGGTCCATCTCCGAGACCGCCGAGTGGGGCGACTACGTCACCGGCCCGCGGATCATCACGGACAACACCAAGGCCGAGATGAAGAAGGTCCTCGGCGAGATCCAGGACGGCACCTTCGCCAACAACTGGATGAAGGAGTACGAGGCCGGGCTGCCGGAGTACAACAAGTACAAGAAGGCCGACGAGGACCACCTGCTGGAGACCACCGGCAAGGAGCTGCGCAAGCTCATGAGCTGGGTGGACGAGGAGGCGTAA
- the ilvN gene encoding acetolactate synthase small subunit, translating to MSKHTLSVLVENTPGILARIAALFSRRGFNIDSLAVGVTEHPDISRITIVVNVEELPLEQVTKQLNKLVNVLKIVELEPGSAIQRELVLVKVRADNETRSQVVEIVQLFRAKTVDVSPEAVTIEATGSSDKLEAMLKMLEPFGIKELVQSGTIAIGRGSRSITDRSLRALDRSA from the coding sequence ATGTCCAAGCACACGCTCTCGGTCCTGGTCGAGAACACCCCCGGCATCCTCGCGAGGATCGCCGCGCTGTTCTCCCGCCGCGGCTTCAACATCGACTCGCTCGCGGTCGGTGTCACCGAGCACCCCGACATCTCCCGCATCACCATCGTGGTCAATGTCGAGGAACTCCCCCTCGAACAGGTCACCAAGCAGCTCAACAAGCTCGTCAACGTCCTCAAGATCGTGGAGCTGGAGCCCGGTTCGGCGATCCAGCGCGAGCTCGTCCTGGTGAAGGTCCGCGCCGACAACGAGACCCGCTCCCAGGTCGTGGAGATCGTCCAGCTGTTCCGCGCCAAGACGGTCGACGTCTCACCCGAGGCCGTCACCATCGAGGCCACCGGATCGAGTGACAAGCTGGAGGCGATGCTCAAGATGCTGGAGCCGTTCGGCATCAAGGAGCTCGTCCAGTCCGGCACCATCGCCATCGGCCGGGGCTCGCGCTCCATCACGGACCGCTCGCTGCGGGCCCTGGACCGATCGGCCTGA
- a CDS encoding acetolactate synthase large subunit, which yields MTEQATGAHHPHPRPRSGGQSAVEHVTGAQSLIRSLEEVGADTVFGIPGGAILPAYDPMMDSRRVRHILVRHEQGAGHAATGYAQATGKVGVCMATSGPGATNLVTPIADAHMDSVPLVAITGQVASAAIGTDAFQEADIVGITMPITKHNFLVTKAEDIPRTIAEAFHIASTGRPGPVLVDIAKDALQARTTFSWPPAQDLPGYRPVTKPHAKQIREAAKLITQAKRPVLYVGGGVMKARATAELKVLAELTGAPVTTTLMALGSFPDSHPLHVGMPGMHGSVAAVTALQKADLIVALGARFDDRVTGKLDSFAPYAKIVHADIDPAEIGKNRAADVPIVGDAREVIADLVQAVQKEHTDGHTGDYTAWWNDLNRWRDNYPLGYTQPEDGTLSPQHVIERIGQLAPEGTIFTAGVGQHQMWAAHFIQYEKPATWLNSGGAGTMGYAVPAAMGAKAGQPGRTVWAVDGDGCFQMTNQELTTCALNNIPIKVAIINNGALGMVRQWQTLFYNQRYSNTVLHSGPDDAQGDGQAVPGKPAGGTRVPDFVKLSEAMGCVALRCESPDDLDKVIAEANAINDRPVVVDFIVHEDAMVWPMVAAGTSNDTILAARDVRPDFGDNEDD from the coding sequence ATGACCGAGCAGGCCACCGGGGCCCACCATCCGCATCCGCGGCCCCGATCCGGAGGACAGTCCGCCGTCGAGCACGTCACGGGCGCGCAGTCCCTCATCCGCTCCCTGGAGGAGGTCGGGGCCGACACGGTGTTCGGCATTCCCGGAGGTGCGATCCTGCCCGCGTACGACCCGATGATGGACTCCCGGCGGGTGCGTCACATCCTCGTCCGCCATGAGCAGGGGGCCGGTCACGCGGCCACCGGGTACGCGCAGGCCACCGGCAAGGTCGGGGTCTGCATGGCCACCTCCGGGCCGGGCGCCACCAATCTGGTCACCCCGATCGCGGACGCGCACATGGACTCGGTGCCGCTCGTCGCGATCACCGGTCAGGTCGCCTCCGCCGCGATCGGTACGGACGCCTTCCAGGAGGCGGACATCGTCGGCATCACCATGCCGATCACCAAGCACAACTTCCTGGTCACCAAGGCCGAGGACATCCCCCGCACGATCGCCGAGGCGTTCCACATCGCCTCCACCGGCCGCCCCGGGCCCGTCCTCGTCGACATCGCCAAGGACGCCCTCCAGGCGCGGACCACCTTCAGCTGGCCGCCCGCCCAGGACCTGCCCGGCTACCGCCCGGTGACCAAGCCGCACGCCAAGCAGATCCGCGAGGCCGCCAAGCTGATCACCCAGGCCAAGCGGCCCGTCCTGTACGTCGGCGGCGGCGTCATGAAGGCCCGAGCCACCGCCGAGCTGAAGGTCCTCGCGGAGCTGACCGGCGCGCCCGTCACCACCACCCTGATGGCGCTCGGCTCGTTCCCCGACAGCCACCCGCTGCATGTCGGGATGCCCGGCATGCACGGTTCGGTCGCCGCCGTCACCGCGCTCCAGAAGGCCGACCTGATCGTCGCCCTCGGCGCCCGCTTCGACGACCGGGTCACCGGCAAGCTCGACAGCTTCGCCCCGTACGCCAAGATCGTCCACGCGGACATCGACCCCGCCGAGATCGGCAAGAACCGCGCCGCGGACGTGCCGATCGTCGGGGACGCGCGCGAGGTCATCGCCGACCTCGTCCAGGCCGTCCAGAAGGAGCACACCGACGGTCACACCGGGGACTACACCGCCTGGTGGAACGACCTCAACCGCTGGCGCGACAACTACCCGCTCGGCTACACGCAGCCCGAGGACGGCACCCTGTCCCCGCAGCACGTCATCGAGCGGATCGGCCAACTCGCCCCCGAGGGAACGATCTTCACCGCGGGCGTCGGCCAGCACCAGATGTGGGCCGCCCACTTCATCCAGTACGAGAAGCCCGCCACCTGGCTGAACTCCGGCGGCGCCGGGACCATGGGATACGCGGTCCCCGCCGCGATGGGCGCCAAGGCGGGGCAGCCCGGACGCACGGTGTGGGCGGTCGACGGCGACGGCTGCTTCCAGATGACCAATCAGGAACTCACCACCTGCGCCCTCAACAACATCCCCATCAAGGTCGCCATCATCAACAACGGCGCCCTCGGGATGGTCCGCCAGTGGCAGACCCTCTTCTACAACCAGCGGTACTCCAACACCGTCCTGCACAGCGGGCCGGACGACGCCCAGGGCGACGGCCAGGCCGTCCCCGGCAAGCCCGCCGGAGGCACCCGGGTCCCGGACTTCGTGAAGCTGTCCGAGGCCATGGGCTGTGTCGCGCTGCGCTGCGAGTCCCCCGACGACCTCGACAAGGTCATCGCGGAGGCCAACGCCATCAACGACCGCCCCGTGGTCGTCGACTTCATCGTCCACGAGGACGCCATGGTGTGGCCGATGGTCGCCGCCGGGACCTCCAACGACACCATCCTGGCCGCCCGCGATGTCCGCCCCGACTTCGGCGACAACGAGGACGACTGA
- a CDS encoding EAL domain-containing protein, giving the protein MYSRPPGPRPGPVGERPVSAQGAVIPRGPQAGGGTGLVSQIVLAMLCGGYAAGAALGWGSSGVALFMGDFGLSVAASTAAVSCLLYARTLSSRLRGAWYLFALSSAMAALGNAVWGWYEVVLRVPVPSPSFADVFFLCFAPPAIVGLLMLAKRPVSRAGWICLALDTWLIGGSLLTLSWSLALAHTAQFEGKSVAQIALSLAYPLLDIALVSIVLALHFRRTPVNRSAVNTAIGALAVTVVCDALFSSPMLHASYRSGQLLDAGWFAGSLLLAYAPWASLRVHADDPHAHIHPHLLTLPLPHPRAASAVRSPAAPRVPHARAPVAGGGPAGGPGVGSTGPKRPHEGHTYDGHRHTDHTHEGHPHQGHGDGHHGHGDHGHVRHPQGAPSRTEEPPEGRPPRGRPHQDQQNPDRPHPDRPHRPHQERPRQGRPPGDRPQEGHPYQDRPYQDRPGPDGPRQERPRRTPVHTGMHTDPHTHTPPSVPSHAPHAVIHPSHSPQSGPGRYPTRPIAGSLAALAPYLAATVCTLGILYNVLSDRSIDRVVLFTACTVVLALVVRQGIMLIDNISLTQELAQKENHFRSLVQGSSDVIMIAAPNGVLRYVSPAAAGVYGREADELVGTELASLIHPDDLGAVVHEIRRFVAARQADEPTTRIECRFRSGAGQWLNVESTINRHHGGLLFNSRDVTERVRLQAQLQHNAEHDPLTDLPNRALFTRRVGQALGGRRAADRDHGTAVLFIDLDGFKAVNDTIGHQAGDELLVQAARRLQDAVRQGDTAARLGGDEFAALIVGDGSSDQAAREQHIFELADRLRMTLSRPYPIGGNDVRVAASIGVAFAEPGVGEGELLRNADLAMYRAKAAGKGRVELYAPQMQADVVRKAELAGRLRAALHDGEFALLHQPVVNLTTGLIGSVAAHARWRSAQGLLFTPAEFLRVSDDADRTAELGRWMLEEAVAGAADRARAGHPTTVVVRVGAGRLLDRSMPLGSIEALLTRHGLASGALMIELAGSEPAVPLDELERRLTALRRIGVRIGLDGFGSGHAAITALRRLPVDVLKLDRSLVEGVVESARLHKITSGLLRIATDLGLDSVADGVDLPEQVVVLRAMGCTHGQGMAFSAPLDEYRLRRALSTGRFPVPRDVPGEPPRGGNRDQERDGVREPADASREPRALPVALDATGEPVLAGGVHAAYDTLLPTGHDSGYDGRGQGGYEPRGPAAFETRGPAPYPANPSAPYHRGLPRRSHNETQIPPT; this is encoded by the coding sequence ATGTACTCGCGCCCACCAGGACCGCGCCCCGGCCCGGTCGGGGAGCGACCGGTGAGCGCCCAGGGCGCCGTCATCCCCCGCGGGCCGCAGGCCGGCGGCGGGACCGGGCTGGTGTCCCAGATCGTGCTCGCCATGCTGTGCGGCGGCTACGCGGCCGGAGCCGCCCTCGGCTGGGGCTCCTCCGGCGTCGCGCTCTTCATGGGCGACTTCGGGCTCAGCGTGGCCGCTTCGACCGCGGCCGTGTCCTGCCTGCTGTACGCCCGTACGCTGAGCAGCCGTCTCCGCGGTGCCTGGTACCTCTTCGCGTTGTCCTCCGCGATGGCGGCCCTGGGCAACGCCGTATGGGGATGGTACGAGGTCGTGCTGCGTGTCCCCGTACCGAGCCCCAGTTTCGCCGACGTGTTCTTCCTGTGCTTCGCGCCGCCCGCCATCGTGGGTCTGCTGATGCTCGCCAAGCGGCCCGTCAGCCGTGCCGGATGGATCTGCCTCGCGCTCGACACCTGGCTCATCGGCGGTTCGCTGCTCACCCTCTCGTGGAGTCTCGCCCTCGCGCACACGGCCCAGTTCGAAGGCAAGAGCGTCGCCCAGATCGCACTGTCCTTGGCGTACCCGCTGCTCGACATCGCGCTCGTGAGCATCGTGCTCGCCCTGCACTTCCGGCGCACCCCGGTGAACCGCTCCGCCGTGAACACCGCCATCGGCGCCCTCGCGGTGACCGTGGTGTGCGACGCGCTGTTCAGCTCCCCCATGCTGCACGCCAGTTACCGCTCCGGGCAGCTGCTCGACGCGGGCTGGTTCGCCGGTTCCCTGCTGCTCGCCTACGCGCCCTGGGCATCGCTGCGGGTGCACGCCGACGACCCCCACGCGCATATCCACCCGCATCTGCTCACGCTTCCGCTGCCCCACCCACGTGCCGCGTCCGCCGTCCGTTCCCCGGCGGCGCCCCGCGTCCCCCACGCGCGCGCGCCCGTCGCGGGCGGCGGCCCGGCCGGTGGTCCGGGCGTCGGCTCCACCGGGCCGAAGCGCCCGCACGAGGGCCACACGTACGACGGCCACCGGCACACCGACCACACCCACGAGGGGCATCCGCATCAAGGGCACGGCGACGGCCACCACGGGCACGGCGACCACGGACATGTGCGGCACCCGCAAGGGGCCCCCTCCCGTACGGAGGAGCCCCCAGAGGGCCGGCCGCCCCGCGGCCGACCGCACCAGGACCAGCAGAACCCGGACCGACCGCACCCGGACCGACCGCACCGACCCCATCAGGAGCGGCCGCGCCAGGGCCGACCACCCGGGGACCGACCGCAAGAGGGCCACCCGTACCAGGACCGCCCGTACCAGGACCGTCCCGGACCGGACGGGCCACGCCAGGAACGGCCCCGTCGGACCCCGGTGCACACAGGCATGCACACGGACCCGCACACGCACACACCGCCGTCCGTCCCGTCCCACGCCCCGCACGCCGTGATCCACCCCTCCCACTCGCCGCAATCCGGCCCCGGCCGGTACCCGACCCGGCCCATCGCCGGTTCGCTCGCCGCGCTGGCGCCCTATCTGGCCGCCACGGTCTGCACCTTGGGAATCCTCTACAACGTCCTCAGCGACCGCAGCATCGACCGCGTCGTCCTGTTCACCGCGTGCACGGTCGTCCTCGCCCTTGTCGTCCGGCAGGGCATCATGCTCATCGACAACATCAGCCTCACCCAGGAACTCGCCCAGAAGGAGAACCACTTCCGGTCCCTGGTCCAGGGCTCCAGCGACGTCATCATGATCGCCGCGCCCAACGGCGTCCTGCGGTACGTCAGTCCGGCCGCCGCCGGGGTCTACGGCCGGGAGGCCGACGAGCTCGTCGGCACCGAGCTGGCCTCCCTGATCCACCCCGACGACCTCGGCGCGGTGGTCCACGAGATCCGCAGATTCGTCGCCGCCCGCCAGGCCGACGAGCCGACGACCCGTATCGAGTGCCGGTTCCGCTCCGGCGCCGGACAGTGGCTGAACGTCGAGTCCACCATCAACCGCCACCACGGCGGGCTGCTCTTCAACAGCCGGGACGTCACCGAGCGGGTGAGGCTCCAGGCCCAGTTGCAGCACAACGCCGAGCACGACCCGCTCACCGACCTCCCCAACCGCGCGCTGTTCACCCGCCGGGTCGGCCAGGCGCTCGGCGGGCGCCGCGCCGCCGACCGCGACCACGGCACCGCCGTGCTCTTCATCGACCTCGACGGCTTCAAGGCCGTCAACGACACCATCGGCCACCAGGCGGGCGACGAGCTCCTCGTCCAGGCCGCCCGCCGCCTCCAGGACGCGGTCCGCCAGGGCGACACCGCCGCCCGGCTCGGCGGCGACGAGTTCGCCGCCCTCATCGTCGGGGACGGCTCCAGCGACCAGGCCGCGCGCGAACAGCACATCTTCGAGCTGGCGGACCGGCTGCGGATGACCCTGTCCCGGCCCTACCCGATCGGCGGGAACGACGTACGGGTCGCCGCGTCCATCGGGGTCGCCTTCGCGGAGCCCGGCGTCGGCGAGGGCGAGCTGCTGCGCAACGCCGACCTCGCGATGTACCGGGCCAAGGCCGCCGGGAAGGGCCGGGTGGAGCTGTACGCGCCGCAGATGCAGGCCGACGTCGTACGCAAGGCGGAGCTGGCGGGGCGGCTGCGGGCCGCCCTCCACGACGGGGAGTTCGCGCTGCTCCACCAGCCCGTGGTGAACCTGACCACCGGACTGATCGGCTCCGTCGCCGCGCACGCGCGCTGGCGGTCCGCGCAGGGCCTGCTGTTCACCCCGGCGGAGTTCCTGCGGGTCTCCGACGACGCCGACCGCACCGCGGAGCTGGGCCGCTGGATGCTGGAGGAGGCCGTCGCCGGTGCCGCCGACCGCGCCCGCGCCGGTCACCCCACGACCGTCGTCGTCCGGGTCGGCGCCGGGCGGCTGCTGGACCGTTCCATGCCGCTCGGCTCCATCGAGGCGCTGCTCACCCGGCACGGCCTCGCCTCCGGCGCGCTGATGATCGAACTGGCGGGCAGCGAGCCCGCGGTGCCGCTGGACGAGCTGGAGCGCCGTCTGACGGCCTTGCGCAGGATCGGTGTACGGATCGGCCTCGACGGCTTCGGCAGCGGCCACGCGGCCATCACGGCCCTGCGGCGGCTCCCCGTCGATGTGCTCAAGCTCGACCGCAGCCTGGTGGAGGGTGTCGTCGAGTCCGCGCGGCTGCACAAGATCACCAGCGGGCTGCTGCGGATCGCCACCGACCTCGGCCTCGACTCCGTCGCCGACGGCGTGGACCTGCCGGAACAGGTCGTCGTGCTGCGCGCCATGGGCTGCACCCACGGCCAGGGCATGGCGTTCTCCGCGCCGCTGGACGAGTACCGGCTGCGGCGCGCCCTGTCGACCGGCCGCTTCCCGGTGCCCCGCGACGTCCCGGGCGAGCCGCCGCGGGGCGGGAACCGCGATCAGGAACGGGACGGCGTCCGTGAGCCGGCCGACGCGTCCCGCGAGCCGAGAGCCCTCCCGGTGGCGCTGGACGCCACCGGGGAGCCGGTGCTCGCCGGAGGCGTCCACGCCGCGTACGACACCCTGCTGCCCACCGGTCACGACAGCGGGTACGACGGCCGGGGCCAGGGCGGGTACGAGCCGCGCGGACCCGCCGCCTTCGAGACCCGGGGCCCCGCCCCCTACCCCGCGAATCCGTCCGCCCCCTACCACCGGGGCCTGCCCCGGCGCTCACATAATGAGACCCAGATCCCACCCACTTGA
- a CDS encoding 2-hydroxyacid dehydrogenase has translation MTGDVWLPFPPDEIEGLPKGLNCHFWDGGEDGRTPYPADPADCSFFVVPYLKRPSVKTGALPLMRRLEVIQTLTAGVDDILPALESVRPGVRLCNARGVHDASTAELALTLILASLRGVPDFVRSQDKGAWESGFRPALADRTVLVLGYGSIGAAIEDRLLPFEVSRVIRVARSARVTAHGPVHALDELPGLLPEADVVVVATPLTEQTRHLVDRDLLSRMKDGALLVNIARGAVVDTDALLAELRSGRLGAALDVTDPEPLPEGHPLWHAPGVLISPHMGGPSTAFLPRAKRLLAAQLTRYAAGEPLENVVLVHPGRPGANQGG, from the coding sequence ATGACTGGTGATGTGTGGCTCCCCTTCCCGCCGGACGAGATCGAGGGCTTGCCCAAGGGCCTGAACTGCCACTTCTGGGACGGCGGTGAGGACGGGCGTACGCCGTACCCCGCCGATCCCGCGGACTGTTCCTTCTTCGTGGTGCCCTACCTGAAGCGGCCGTCCGTGAAGACCGGTGCGCTGCCCCTGATGCGCCGCCTGGAGGTGATCCAGACCCTCACCGCGGGCGTGGACGACATCCTGCCCGCCCTGGAGTCCGTGCGGCCCGGGGTGCGGCTGTGCAACGCGCGCGGGGTGCACGACGCCAGTACGGCGGAGCTGGCGCTGACCTTGATCCTCGCGTCGCTGCGGGGGGTCCCGGACTTCGTCCGGTCGCAGGACAAGGGGGCGTGGGAGTCAGGGTTCCGGCCCGCGCTCGCCGACCGGACGGTGCTCGTTCTCGGGTACGGCTCGATCGGTGCCGCGATCGAGGACCGGCTGCTGCCCTTCGAGGTGTCCCGGGTCATCAGGGTCGCCCGGTCCGCCCGGGTCACGGCCCATGGACCGGTGCACGCCCTGGACGAGCTGCCCGGACTGCTGCCCGAGGCCGACGTGGTCGTCGTCGCCACCCCGCTGACCGAACAGACCCGGCACCTGGTGGACCGGGACCTCCTGTCCCGAATGAAGGACGGCGCGCTGCTCGTGAACATCGCGCGCGGGGCCGTTGTCGACACCGACGCGCTGCTCGCGGAACTGCGGAGCGGCCGGCTCGGCGCCGCCCTCGACGTCACCGACCCGGAGCCCCTGCCCGAGGGACACCCCCTGTGGCACGCGCCGGGTGTGCTGATCAGCCCGCACATGGGCGGCCCCTCCACGGCGTTCCTGCCGCGCGCCAAGCGGCTCCTCGCCGCTCAGCTCACCCGGTACGCGGCGGGGGAGCCCCTGGAGAACGTCGTCCTCGTCCACCCCGGCCGACCGGGCGCGAACCAGGGCGGTTGA
- a CDS encoding aldo/keto reductase codes for MERRTIGATALEVGAIGLGCMPMNWAYSASRRNGEESLRALHTALDLGCTLLDTADMYGPFTNELLIGRVLRERRADAFVTTKCGLLVGDQHMVADGRPGYVRRACDASLRRLRTDVIDLYQLHRADPEVPVEETWGAMAELVGAGKVRALGVCALGARAVRGSGGRMYEGTIRQLDRMQQVFPVSAVEAELSVWSPEALDSLLPWCEARGVGLLAAMPLGSGYLTGTLTPGQGFEPDDVRAHHPRFTAEVMAANQPIVAGLRRVARRHGGDGAEAGRGDEAGVGAGRDAGVGTGVGADDGPGGGVTPAQVALAWVLERGRHVVAVPGTKRARWVRENAGAAGLRLTEGDRAEIAALPRARESWY; via the coding sequence GTGGAGCGCAGGACGATCGGCGCGACGGCACTCGAAGTGGGCGCGATAGGGCTGGGGTGCATGCCGATGAACTGGGCCTACTCCGCCTCCCGGCGAAACGGAGAGGAGTCCCTGCGCGCGCTGCACACCGCCCTGGACCTGGGCTGCACCCTCCTCGACACGGCCGACATGTACGGGCCGTTCACCAATGAGCTGCTGATCGGACGGGTGCTGCGGGAGCGGCGCGCGGACGCCTTCGTCACCACCAAGTGCGGTCTGCTGGTCGGCGATCAGCACATGGTGGCGGACGGCCGGCCGGGGTATGTGCGCCGGGCCTGCGACGCGTCCCTGCGGCGGCTCCGTACCGATGTGATCGATCTGTACCAGTTGCACCGCGCGGACCCCGAGGTGCCGGTGGAGGAGACCTGGGGTGCGATGGCCGAGCTCGTCGGCGCGGGCAAGGTGCGGGCCCTCGGCGTGTGCGCGCTCGGTGCCCGCGCGGTGCGCGGGAGCGGCGGACGGATGTACGAGGGAACGATCCGTCAGCTGGACCGGATGCAACAGGTCTTCCCGGTCAGCGCCGTCGAGGCGGAGCTGTCGGTGTGGTCCCCCGAGGCACTGGACTCCCTGTTGCCGTGGTGCGAGGCCCGGGGCGTCGGTCTCCTCGCCGCGATGCCGCTCGGCAGCGGCTATCTCACCGGGACCCTCACCCCCGGCCAGGGATTCGAACCCGATGACGTCCGGGCCCATCACCCGCGCTTCACCGCGGAGGTGATGGCCGCGAACCAGCCGATCGTCGCCGGGCTGCGCCGTGTGGCCCGGCGCCACGGTGGGGACGGGGCGGAGGCGGGGCGGGGCGACGAGGCGGGGGTCGGGGCAGGGCGGGACGCCGGGGTGGGGACCGGGGTCGGGGCGGACGACGGGCCGGGGGGCGGGGTGACCCCGGCACAGGTCGCGCTGGCCTGGGTCCTGGAGCGGGGCAGACATGTCGTCGCGGTGCCGGGCACCAAACGGGCCCGGTGGGTGAGGGAGAACGCCGGGGCGGCGGGGCTGAGGCTGACCGAGGGCGACCGGGCGGAGATCGCGGCGCTCCCCCGGGCCCGCGAATCCTGGTACTGA